A window of Tripterygium wilfordii isolate XIE 37 chromosome 7, ASM1340144v1, whole genome shotgun sequence contains these coding sequences:
- the LOC120002259 gene encoding BTB/POZ domain-containing protein At2g13690, whose amino-acid sequence MAASARRKPISRRRSWCCSFAVPPSSPEQSTSSKNFNYKPNSVSKQGRPNSLPTSPQSYKSGLNFVGRIDPRRNRSPGRVSPIDSDPTVDSVQEMIQDPLPAVGSATKSRSHSFRAPPESSFSSSVSGSGSRTDFDVRLKLKGKNGGSLILELNSEILKANSEVFAALIAEHKKGSEMCRIEVPEVENLGVFRDAIELMFEDDIPRRLMKMRVYRTIAVLEVSAGIMFRKGILACLKYLEAVPWSEEEEENLRILLTKFKFDDATTRDIFARLFLLESKDSEQDLARQLVWSITSCADTNARNELKSLVKGILCKSSVYEKDQPDLNKEDMYVVCQSCLGSLVSLFEEASDSTRDGRGAKKKMDKPLIERISRQVDNINWLLEILLDWQMAEEFVNMWTDQAELLNMYDTASPMLRYELSRVSANIFIAIGTRKLHCRTEARSRLLQAWFGPMLSDFGWLQRCKKGLDMKALEEAMGQTLLTLPLKQQYMLFMEWFGCLSKHGTGCPNLSKAFQTWWRRSFLRGSETNAIESR is encoded by the exons ATGGCCGCTAGTGCTCGCCGGAAGCCGATTTCGCGACGGAGATCGTGGTGTTGCTCCTTCGCGGTACCTCCTTCGAGTCCGGAGCAAAGTACGAGCAGCAAAAACTTCAATTACAAGCCTAATTCGGTCTCCAAACAAGGGAGACCTAACTCGCTACCTACCTCTCCGCAGAGCTACAAATCTGGGCTAAACTTCGTGGGCCGGATCGACCCGCGCAGGAACCGGTCTCCCGGGCGTGTCTCTCCTATCGACTCCGATCCTACTGTAGATTCCGTTCAAGAAATGATCCAAGACCCTCTTCCAGCTGTCGGTTCTGCTACCAAATCGCGATCCCACAGTTTCAGAGCCCCGCCAGAgagttctttctcttcttccgtTTCCGGTTCTGGGTCCCGCACGGATTTTGATGTGAGGTTGAAATTGAAGGGAAAGAATGGTGGGTCTCTGATTCTGGAATTGAATTCAGAGATTTTGAAGGCCAATTCGGAGGTTTTTGCGGCCCTAATTGCCGAGCACAAAAAGGGTTCCGAGATGTGCAGAATTGAGGTCCCGGAGGTGGAGAATTTGGGGGTTTTTAGGGACGCAATTGAATTGATgtttgaagatgatattcccaGGAGGCTCATGAAGATGAGGGTTTATAGAACTATTGCGGTACTCGAG GTATCTGCTGGAATCATGTTTAGAAAAGGCATTTTGGCTTGTTTAAAATACCTTGAGGCTGTTCCTTggtctgaagaagaagaagaaaacctgAGGATTCTGCTCACAAAGTTCAAGTTTGATGATGCAACAACTAGGGACATTTTTGCACGGCTTTTCTTGCTTGAATCCAAAGATTCGGAACAAGATCTTGCCAGACAACTTGTTTGGTCCATCACCTCCTGTGCTGACACCAATGCAAGGAATGAGCTAAAGTCTTTAGTAAAGGGTATCCTTTGCAAAAGCTCAGTCTATGAAAAGGATCAGCCCGACCTCAACAAAGAGGATATGTATGTGGTTTGCCAGTCCTGTCTTGGTTCACTAGTCAGCCTTTTCGAGGAGGCCTCTGATTCTACTCGTGATGGGAGAGGGGCAAAAAAGAAGATGGATAAGCCTCTAATTGAACGTATCTCCAGACAGGTTGATAACATCAACTGGTTGTTGGAAATTCTGCTTGATTGGCAAATGGCAGAGGAATTTGTGAATATGTGGACTGATCAAGCAGAGTTGCTAAACATGTATGACACTGCATCTCCAATGCTCCGATATGAGCTGAGCCGTGTTTCAGCCAATATATTCATTGCCATAGGAACCAGGAAACTGCATTGCCGGACAGAAGCTAGATCAAGGCTTCTCCAGGCATGGTTTGGCCCAATGTTGTCAGATTTTGGTTGGCTTCAGAGGTGCAAAAAAGGACTCGACATGAAGGCTCTGGAAGAAGCTATGGGTCAGACGTTACTGACACTTCCTTTGAAGCAGCAATACATGCTGTTTATGGAATGGTTTGGGTGTTTGTCCAAGCATGGCACTGGATGCCCGAATCTCAGCAAAGCATTCCAGACTTGGTGGCGCCGATCATTTCTAAGGGGCTCTGAAACTAATGCCATTGAATCCAGGTAA
- the LOC120002494 gene encoding probable indole-3-pyruvate monooxygenase YUCCA10 yields MEGVVAMVEETMVVIVGAGPSGLATSACLGDIPHVILEREDCYASLWKKRSYDRLSLHLAKEFCHLPLMPLPPKSPTYLSKKEFIEYLDRYVSEFKINSRFHQSVESASYDEVEKRWVIEYKNTLSGEVKVLVAKFLVVASGENNEGYIPNIPGLETFQGEIMHSSIYKCGLAFRDQNVLVVGSGNSGMEIAYDVSNYGALTSIVIKSSFHVLTKGMVRLGMLLLMKKLPLWLVDFIVTSLALYAYGDLTRFGIRRPKSGPFYLKSTTGRSAVIDVGTVQKIKNGDIDVVPAITMVKENSVVFENGIERQFDAIVFATGYRSLANTWLKDYKYGLNAKGLPKNSFPNHWKGENNLYVAGLSRRGLEGVGKDAIAIAGDIKKIMMTGQLMFKYGLRTSSS; encoded by the exons atggagGGTGTGGTAGCAATGGTGGAGGAAACAATGGTGGTGATCGTCGGAGCTGGCCCGTCCGGGCTTGCAACCTCTGCTTGCTTAGGCGACATTCCTCATGTGATACTTGAGAGGGAAGATTGTTATGCTTCTCTTTGGAAGAAACGATCGTATGATCGCTTGAGTCTTCATTTAGCAAAAGAGTTTTGCCACCTCCCTTTGATGCCACTCCCACCAAAAAGCCCTACATATTTGTCCAAAAAGGAGTTTATCGAGTACTTAGATCGATATGTTTCTGAATTCAAAATTAACTCTCGCTTTCATCAGTCAGTCGAGTCTGCTTCTTATGATGAGGTTGAGAAGAGATGGGTAATTGAATACAAAAACACTCTTTCAGGGGAGGTGAAGGTCCTCGTTGCCAAATTCCTGGTCGTTGCTTCAGGGGAGAATAACGAAGGTTATATCCCTAATATTCCGGGATTAGAGACCTTTCAGGGGGAGATCATGCACTCTAGCATCTACAAATGTGGCTTGGCATTTCGCGATCAAAATGTTCTTGTAGTTGGGAGTGGGAATTCGGGAATGGAAATCGCTTATGATGTTTCAAACTATGGAGCTCTCACTTCCATCGTTATCAAAAGCTCG TTTCATGTGCTGACCAAGGGAATGGTACGCCTAGGCATGTTATTGTTGATGAAAAAACTTCCACTTTGGTTGGTAGACTTCATTGTCACATCCCTGGCACTCTATGCGTATGGTGACTTAACCAGGTTCGGAATCCGTCGTCCCAAGAGCGGCCCTTTCTACCTCAAGTCGACCACCGGACGATCCGCGGTCATCGATGTTGGAACTgtccagaaaataaaaaatggagacATAGAC GTTGTGCCAGCGATAACGATGGTTAAGGAGAATTCTGTTGTGTTTGAGAATGGAATTGAAAGACAGTTTGATGCAATAGTCTTTGCAACTGGTTACAGAAGCTTAGCCAATACTTGGCTTAAG GATTACAAGTATGGTCTGAATGCAAAGGGACTGCCTAAGAACAGTTTTCCGAATCACTGGAAGGGAGAGAACAACCTGTACGTCGCCGGGTTATCAAGGAGAGGCTTGGAGGGAGTAGGCAAGGATGCCATAGCGATAGCCGGCGACATTAAGAAGATAATGATGACTGGCCAATTGATGTTTAAGTATGGTTTAAGGACTAGCTCTAGCTAG